tgtaattcttttattttttattttatcctcgtttttttattttacactataatataatgttaaaataaattaattaaaaatattctacgTGATAAGTAactctttatttaattataatttttgccATAGAAAATTTCTATGAGAcaactattttatgaattatcAAATGTGCTTGAAAATATAAatcacttaaaatattaatatttagctgattttattttttttaacgacttatcaaacaatattttaatgttttattaatttgtgaCACCAAACTAGTCAAAAGTtttataaaagcataaatagaaatttattttttgttgcttTTTCCTGATAGCTATAAGTTCATATATACATGGTGTTAGGATCGACCCGactaagcaacaagtaaaaaaaatagcggaataaattgagaaattgaacacacaaatttaacgtgaaaaaacctctccaaagaggataaaaaaccacgagcaaagataattttactataatggcaaaagaacgaagagtacaaaagattgagataaaaattaaaccccgaaaacaaagcactctcaaaacgtaaacataaaattctctaaatgtgttataagttataatctctaatgggtgtattttttaAGATTGTAAAAGAACTTATTTATACGCTAAATTAGTATGTCAAAcaaactatgctaataaatgccaaatatattatactaataaatactaaatcttatagaaagaaaatatatttttacttaacttgacttgcaagcaatctcttagaatttgagtcacacaactctaacacaTGGTAAATTGTAACTAGATTAAGTGACAGAAGTGCACGTGAAACACAAAAATGTACATAGAAAACTTTGTTACACGATTCAAATTCCTCTACAGAGTCTTGTATAAAGAGCTAATTCACCACGATTCAACAAGTATAAATTACGATTTAAGTCATATTCACCTAACATATAACAACTTCACATCTATACTTTTAATACGAATCACTCTCCACTGAAACTCTTTCCCTGCAAATTTTGTTGTAAACCAAGTGACTCAATTGAGTTTACTTTCAATTTTGCACACGAAATGCTAGTTTCTATACGAATAAAAAAAAGTGCTCTCTCAATACCTTCTAACATAATACAACCTGATCATATAGaaatacaattaaattataatcacATTCCCCTTAAAAACACTCTAATTCGATCCTTGTTCAATTGATCATACACAATTGAATTGCTTAAATTTCTTGGTATGTTTAACTTGTTTGGAATTGTTATCTAGGTACACTTGTTATTTGTTCCAACACTTGTTTATTGTTAACGTCGTGACGAGGAACAGTCAGTGAGTGGCGTCACGATCTGAAATCCCCGAAGTTACAACGTCAACTCGATagtttaaaaattctataatttgatcattattcAACTTCGAGTTATATAAAGAGTTTTTGTAATCttgtatataattgtaaaaCATGTCGTAATGATGTTTTGAACTTAATAATATGTATGAATTGTTCAATTGAATTGTAATTGATTGTAGTTGCTCCGACAATGAATATAACATCTCATAACTCGAACCAGACGATCAGGTCAAGTATGGGATGTTAcatacttttattcaattatatatatatatttaaaattaacatatttaaatttttgtagatttaaatatttgacatatggttaaaaatttgaattcaaatttttttgtagATTCAGATATATGACTAATAATATGTTCAGAATTAGATAGTAATATTCAGATGatttaagaataataaataaatttaattttttagtgattttaagGTATATTTGAGCCAATTCAGCCCAAATTAGACCATAGGACCCAAAATCCATTTGAGCCCAATATTTGACAAAATTGGATTATCTTAGCCCAAAATGGGCATCCATTTACTTCAAGTTTGGGCTCAATGAGACGGGTCATTGATGAACCCTCAGTGTTCCTTTGTGGGGGAAGATCcgaaactaaaaactaaaacctCAACCATTTGATTTCCAAATCCAAGCTTAAGATCTCAATTCCTGTTATTTTCTCCCATTTTCCCAGAAATCATACAGAAGGTTTTGGTTTTTAGCATAAGAATTTCGTCTTATATCCATATttgtttttgattaatttaCATCCTTTTTGTTTTTGCAGGAAATTTTGTGTAAAATCGACATCTGGAATATGGGTTTCTTGGTAACAACCCTGATTTTTGCTGTAATTGGGATAATTGCATCGCTTTGTACCAGAATCTGCTGTAACAGAGGTCCCTCTGCTAATCTGTGAGTGTCCTCTTCACAATCtcttttttagatttataattcatatgttaaaacttgtattttttttttttacaatctgGGTTGATGTTgctttaattaagtttaaactTTTAAAGGGTATCTGTTGATTGGTATACTTCAATGAAATATGCTTTAATTTGGTATTGCAACTTGGAAGAATAACGAGTTGGCACTGTAAACCAATGCTGAATTATTTGTGCTGTGGTTATTTACTGTAAAGATTGCAGTAAGCCGTGTTTCAAGGCATTGTGCCAGACAACAAAAATGCCTTGATCCTTTTCAGGCATGAACTGGTGTTCCGATCAGGCGCACAACTGGTGCGCTGAGATGTGCTTTTTGCAAGGCAATATGTGTGCTGAAGAAAGGCCCCCCGGCTAATCGAAGttctctttcatttcttttatttttagacttcTTTCAATAGTTGTACCATTATGAGTAAGAAAGGGGATAATATGCTTCGTAATATTTGATATTCAACCATAGATGGGGATCATAACGAAATCATGCATATTGATCAAAGAAATCGTAACATACCTTCCCTTATGATATGATCTTGCTTCAAACTAGATCACTCTTTGGAGTTagttatcatatttatatatcttaaccttattttatatatatacacagaCACATATACAAAAATAAGTCCATATACATTTTGTGCTTTACTTCACTTGGGGAAGCttcttattccttttttttttttgtttttctttggtGCCTTGGGCAATATAAGGATTCTAGCACATAGAGTGTGCCTTTCACCCTTGAGAATACTGCCACTGGGTAAAAGATTAGTGACTAGTAAACTGATTTGCGTCGATTTTAGTTATGTAGTACCATTTTTTGATATACCATAGTCTGGTTTGCTATCTAGATACTACCATACTAGGATGTTTTCTTTTGTTCGATTACTATTTCCTGCCGACAGAGTAATGTCTCCCTAGATTTTCCTTGCTCTCATTGAAAAACTGcttttccttgttttatttatacAGGCTCCACCTAACACTGGTCATTACAGCAACGGTCTGTTGTTGGATGATGTAAGTTCATTTCTGCTTTACATTTTATCTTGCCTAACACTGGTCATTACAGCAACGGTCTGTTGTTGGATGATGTAAGTTCATTTCTGCTTTACATTTTATCTTTCTTATGTAGTAGCTCGACTTTCTTATAGATACTGTTTgtaaagcaataataatatgaaatcttCAAAGCGCGATGATTGTTAACTGCGGGAATCTTTTGGCTATGCTCATTGCCCttccaaaattttgttttagatGAATCATATAGTGCCGCTGCCTTTTCTTCCTATTGTTTCTGCAAGAAGGAACTACTCTTCCTTCCTATGATTTTAAggcttcattttcattttgaaaatattttatgtttttattttctattttcatttaaaaaaaaccttatttttcatttttgaaaataaaaaacatgtttggtaaatataaataaaattttgttttcaataatgaaaatatgaaagtcGTTCATtacctcttttttttaataatagaaacatgagaagtaaaataaaataagttcgTACATTTATATGGACTTGAACTAAGGTCAgagatttgatatttaaaactgttgaagaaaaatattcttgtgtttatattgatttgaatcagggttaattcattaattaaatttaaagttaaaaacctTTGTTctcatcattttcaattttacaaatcatttttaataagaacttttaataaaaacaatgaaaacaatttttttcttttctaattttcatatatttttatttttgctttccagaatctattttaaaaatttcaaccaaacacattTTCTTTAGTGTTCTCCGTTTTCCAGAAAaccgaaaataaaaatgacatttATTTCTTGAAACCAAGCGGAgcctaaattttctttttggcatGTGTTAAGTTTGTATGCTTTTACAAGAATCTTATTGAAGGTGTATAAAGTGAACTTGTCATTAAATGAGAATAATATCTTGTGTAGCTTGTTCCTTAGGTTCTTTAGCTATTAATTCACCAAATAGGACACCTTATTGAAGTCTGATATCTTTGAGTGCCATAATATACTGCCCATTTGTGAGAATTAGCTGGATTTTATGATTGTTGAAATAATGGCTGTGGTGTAAGGTAGATTCGCAAGTTCATTAGGTTGTCATGGTTGATGATGAACTTCAATTTTTCGTATAAATGACCCATGTCCTGCATTAAGCTCGTTGGTTCTATGCTGCTTCAACTctatatttttcctaaaacacTCATGTTTGACATCCGTGTCCGACACATATTCAGACATGGGTATGGAGACACAGAAAAGCTTTAAAAAGAATTGAACACACTCGCATCAGACACATTACTTATCTGACATTCTCACTTGAGTCCAAGTAACACGgcatgattttgatgaaatttatctTTGTAACTACTTTTAGGTATAGCTCTAGCTTTAATAAGTAAAACATGTTTTGTTTCATTGTCTTGCTAGTTtgtaatgttatttttttttgccTTGTTAGGTGGGCAATTGTATATCTTGCACAAATGAAACCACTCATTGTCCCCATTTTGAGTGAAGGAGAGTGAAATTCTTCGCACGAGATCGTTTGCGAGGTTATCAGTAAACAAGCTGTAGTCATATTGATTGTGGATTAGCCTCTGAATTTAGTTGTCATGTAATATGTCTTTCTCATGTCGTTTCTGTAAGTAAATCCTTATTCAAAGCTTGAACTTTGAATTGGTATTATGTTAGCAGTACTTTATTATTTGTTTCTCATTTGTtccgtttttcataaaaaatagtgTTGTTTCCATTAGACATTATGCAGTTTTGATGAAATGATATCGAAAAAGATTACATTTATTAATAATCATCATTGTTTCCAAGATGCTTGTTTACATTCTTTGATGATGTTCATGGAACTCCTTATGTTAagagtttaattatattttatccttctattaaaaaaaacagttaaattaattttgtacatTAGACcaaatagtaaattaatcaGACAATGCTATGTgtattttactttgatttataAAGATCCTATAAAGACCAATTTTAAGAGTTAAAATGAACAGAAATGACAAATTACAATTCAACTCTTAATACAAGAACCTCTAGGATACTTTTACCCTATTATTACATTTAAGTGATAATGTCTTACAAAGATTATATACAATCTATGCATTAGTTTATTATTGAATAGggtaattttaaaagaaaaagttcaaaaGTAAATCAAAACAAGCTCATGTCATTCAAGTTGACATTAATTTAAGagtcaaaataaatttacagAGTTGTAAATACAGCTCACTCAACAAGACAACTACTTCACATCTTGTTACATGGACTCTCTCATTGTTCTAAAATACCTGTGTCCAGCCATTGTGtcctttgaaaaaaattgagcaTACCCACAATTATATCCGACATTTACTTCGAGTCCAagtaatatagaaaatattcaaAGAACAGGGGGGAAAACCGAACAAAATTTCCAGCATATAATCAAGagaataaaagttgaaaaaacaaattctaaccacaaacaaaacaaaaagagcAAGTTTGTTGGGTTCGGTGTTTGTTGGTATTACAAGTATTTGATGAGTAGGTATATGATGACAGCCAGAATCACGATCCCGATCACAGCTAAAAGCATGCACATACAGGAACAACTGTCTCTGGTTCGCCTGTTCAATACCGCCAAGTTTTTCTGCACTCTCTGTTACAAAACAAGATAAAACCAAAGGAAAACATATTTATTAGAAGCCACCTCGATATCAAAGTTATAGGAACTAGCAATGTCGTCGAGAAGTGACCCTTAAAACTATGCACCAAAGGCACTGCATGCATTACCACTTATCAGACAAGCTAGCATTTGATCAGGTGCATGCATGCCTAGTACGCTTGGACACCTTTTTTAGTAAGACAATACATGCAAAACAAGTCCATATATTATAAGTTCTCTTCAAtgtcttatttttaatatttttcattagcATATTACCTTTACCGGTAAGAAAGAGGATGATATTCGAGTATTCAACAATAAACACGGGAAATCATGCATGCATTTAACAAAAGGAACAAATATTCGGCATGCTTTTCAGATAAATTGGAGCAGTCTTTAGTGTTTATTATcataattacataacttaagCATAACACATACAAAAAACACAAACATGTACATATCGCGCCTATCTTCACTCAGGTGATTTTTTTTGCTGTGTATCACCTTAAGATGACACAATGATTCTAGTGCTGAGAGTGCATCTTACACCCTCGGCGACACTAGAAACGAGTATGGTAAGTGATAAAGGGTGTTCTACATTCTAACTATTTTGGACTTGAGGCACTAAGAAAATACGCGCACATCGCTTTCAACATGGAATATTTCAAATGATCCAACCTTGCTCGCACTACCAACATATCAATGGTCACAAACAATATGGAAGTAAAGCAAAAGCAACATTTTCATATCAACAGTTCTGTATTGTTTTATTCTGCTTCATCTAACAGCTGACAAAGAATACTACTGATAACCGGTTTGGTTCCAACAgaattcaataatcaaagacTATGTAGTTCTTAGTAAACTTGAGGAGGATTTCATCTATTACTAATAAAGCTTGGATGACTGTCgagtgaaaatataaaaaaagacgCATACCACTTTAGGATCACATCTGAGTGGACCATAGAAATATATTCAAAAGCAGTAACTGGATCTTGTTTAATTCGAAAAAAGAAAGGAGGATATTTTGCAATGcatataaaattgttaattaataaTGACTATTTTACCCGCAGACGAGAATCAGAAACATCCACGTGTTGGTCCAGGTCATCCTGCACAGAGGAAGCACAAGATAAATGTATTATGGTGGATGAATCAAACCTCACTAgcatttattttatagaaataagAGGCAAAAGAGTATAGCagaaataaacagaaacatACAATTAGTCGGGTTTGCAGATCAAGTTCTTCATTGACCGCCAATGCAATATGCTTCGTACTTACTATTGTCTCCTCCAACTTCTCAAGATCCTCATCTTGCTCTGCTCGAAAAAGGACAACCCTCATAAATCGAGGAAACTCAAACCATTTTGCAAGCTACCACTAAAATAACTTGCCTTTCATTATTTGTCGTTGAAGACCAACAAGGCCGGAATTATCCAAACCAACCGTTCTACTCATGGCATCCGGCTTACTTTCGGGCCCCAACAAGCTATCTCTGTTAGCAAAGTTTGACATGTTGAATGCAGAAGCCATCTGGTTCACTTTTGACCTCAGGTTTGCAACCATGTCCTTGCGACGATTCATCTCCTTCTCTGTTCTGTAAGCAAAGTATAAAGCATCAACATACGGTCAAAGTTGGTTTGGTCATGATAAAACATACTTCAATAGTAAGCAAATAACGAAGTGCCGTGTTTATAAACATCACATACAATCAAAATCACTAATCGAACCTCAATTCAGTCCTATATGCACCTCAACTAAGATGACTTACAAGGGCTTCCCGGTCGGTCTAGACAAAAGGGACTGCAATCCATCAAGTCTAGTCCCTAAAATAGTAATCTTTCTTCGTATAGCCGATGCATGACGCTGAGTTTCTGGACCCGAAGCAGGCAAGGAACTCCTTTCAGATATCATGGCATTGATATCATCAACCATTTTTACTGCTtcattatattcttttatccaTGAGTCTGAAGAAGATGCCATTGACCTTAAACAAATAACAATGAAAGTCAAAATCtgatctttaaaaaaaaaaaaacttaatatataaCCAGAAAGCATAAATTTTACACACTTgaaaacatcattcaaactatgaaataaaacatataagagAAATTAACCAAAGTATTAATAATTCTGAGAACAACATTTCCTTTTATCTcctccttttgaatttgatgcccttttaaaaaagaattagaCCATTACCcacaaggaaaaataaaattctgttTGCAACTGGATATCAGcttatattgaaaaaaaaaaatcaaattatacaCACTAATCCACTTAGTAACATAAACTTTATTTAGAACCATCAACAAAATCCCCCTtttcttttcctaattaaaataaaaagaaactcaTATTTATCTCTAAAAACCTTCTTTGAACTGGGTATAAGttcaaatattgaatatttttccccaaaatttagtAGCCAAATTAATCCCAAttgtaaaaggaaaaataaaagaaaaagaaggataCTTCATTAAAAACCCATCAATACGTTCTTTTTATTGGATGGAATTAAACAAATACATGtataataaaatgcaaaattcaattaaaaaagcGAAGTTAGAAGTAACTTACAAAGaagaaaactttaaaagaagaagatggagctgTCGATCAAAtcccgaaaaagaaaaagcgaAAACCCAGGAAAGGGAAAGTTCTTAACTTTTGAAGATCCGCGTTAAGTAATCAATTGATTAATAGCATTCTCTtggttttctaaatggaattagCTGAACTTGATAGAAATTATGTATCGTTGAATTATGGAATAAGAGAAACGGCGTCGTAGGGGCTAAGCGCGcatttttctgttctttttataaataaaaaatttaaataaatcttatccaaaatttaaaaataaaaaaataaataaaagttattttattatttgaattggtaattaaattaattattattattattattctgatCTCGTCCAATTTAATCGATGCTtgtatttatctttatcttcaTAGTCATCAGGATAAAGTTGGTATTGATaagattttttaattgtttgattattttatggATTCTTtctatcatattatttattcttttttcttaatttttaatgatattttaataaattttttcatgtcaatgaaaaataattttagtaattttttaccCCGAACCTTGAATTCAAAACCTTAAAACCTCGAGCCTTGAACCTAAAACCTCGAACATTGAACACCGAACACCAAACCTGAACTCTAGGGGTTTGAGGTTCGAGGTTCAAGATTTTTGATTCAAGATTATGGTTcgaggtttagggtttgggattcAAAGTTAaagttttaagtttaatattagGAGTTCAAGGTTCTAGGTTTAGAATTTAAGGTTTGAGTTTGAGGTTCAAGATTCTGGGTAAAAAATGTACCAAAATTGCGTGAAtggaaaaaattattgaaatatcattaaataattaaaaatagaccATAAATAATATGATGAGAAAAgtgtcataaaataatttttcttataaatcttttatacattacaatttcacatttaaaaattccaagttgatttatgttaaaaattcttaaatcctataaagtatttttatcattattatctaTATAACTctataattt
The Gossypium raimondii isolate GPD5lz chromosome 8, ASM2569854v1, whole genome shotgun sequence DNA segment above includes these coding regions:
- the LOC105790243 gene encoding V-type proton ATPase subunit e1, which gives rise to MGFLVTTLIFAVIGIIASLCTRICCNRGPSANLLHLTLVITATVCCWMMWAIVYLAQMKPLIVPILSEGE
- the LOC105790244 gene encoding syntaxin-51, with translation MASSSDSWIKEYNEAVKMVDDINAMISERSSLPASGPETQRHASAIRRKITILGTRLDGLQSLLSRPTGKPLTEKEMNRRKDMVANLRSKVNQMASAFNMSNFANRDSLLGPESKPDAMSRTVGLDNSGLVGLQRQIMKEQDEDLEKLEETIVSTKHIALAVNEELDLQTRLIDDLDQHVDVSDSRLRRVQKNLAVLNRRTRDSCSCMCMLLAVIGIVILAVIIYLLIKYL